From the genome of Leptolyngbya subtilissima AS-A7, one region includes:
- a CDS encoding endonuclease domain-containing protein yields the protein MPAQPTERWQIPEDLRRRMVEVARQLRQEQTLTKNLLWQHLRRKQRGYKVRRQQPIGPFVVDFYISQVRLVIEIDGPSHAHRADRDRQRQTLLEELGLTVLRFKTDAVEHDCSTVLTDIDNAVKALSS from the coding sequence ATGCCTGCCCAACCGACAGAGCGATGGCAAATTCCCGAAGACCTGCGCCGCCGCATGGTCGAAGTCGCTCGCCAGCTTAGGCAAGAGCAAACCTTGACCAAAAACCTATTGTGGCAACACCTCCGGCGTAAACAACGGGGCTACAAAGTCCGTCGTCAGCAGCCGATCGGACCATTTGTGGTTGATTTTTATATTTCTCAGGTACGGCTAGTGATCGAGATCGATGGGCCAAGCCATGCCCATAGAGCAGATCGCGATCGCCAAAGACAAACCCTACTCGAAGAACTCGGCCTCACCGTACTACGGTTCAAAACCGACGCCGTTGAACACGACTGTTCCACAGTACTCACAGACATCGACAACGCCGTCAAAGCCCTATCTTCATAA
- a CDS encoding MFS transporter: protein MKPVFYVILANSLVAILTNTLVWFGVTFWVYLQTRSVLATSVMAGIYLVTVAVSGFFLGSLVDRYRKKNALLISSVVSLVMYALAYLIYVSTPAAVFADASSAMLWGFIVLTLMGAIAGNLRTIALPTLVTILIAEAERDKANGLVGTINGVAFLGASVVSGLAIGFLGMYWMLVLAIALTVLTILHLCTIAIPEKRIVQTGAKTDHIDIRGTIQVIRLVPGLFALIFFNCFNNFLGGVFMSLMDAYGLSLVSVQVWGIVWGVLSLGFIVGGLGVARFGLGKSPLRTMFLSNIVMWIVAMGFTIQPSIILLAVGLLVYLCLIPVVEASEQLILQTMIPLERQGRVFGFAQSVEQAASPLTAFMIGPIAQFLFIPFMTTGAGVDLIGSWFGTGTDRGIALLFTLTGCVGLVVTVLAMRSRAYRNLSADYRRRYAETVQLEAGNS from the coding sequence ATGAAACCCGTTTTTTATGTCATTTTGGCCAACTCATTGGTGGCGATTCTAACCAATACCTTGGTCTGGTTTGGGGTCACGTTTTGGGTTTATCTGCAAACCCGGTCGGTGCTAGCGACCTCGGTGATGGCTGGCATATATTTAGTCACCGTCGCTGTTTCTGGCTTTTTCTTGGGTTCGCTGGTCGATCGCTACCGCAAAAAAAACGCCCTGCTGATCTCTAGCGTTGTTTCGCTAGTGATGTATGCGCTCGCCTACCTAATTTACGTCTCTACGCCAGCGGCTGTTTTTGCCGACGCGTCTAGCGCCATGCTCTGGGGGTTTATTGTTTTGACGCTGATGGGGGCGATCGCTGGCAACCTGCGCACCATCGCTCTGCCAACTCTGGTCACGATACTGATTGCTGAGGCAGAACGCGACAAAGCCAATGGCCTAGTCGGCACCATCAATGGCGTGGCTTTTTTGGGAGCCTCTGTTGTCAGCGGTCTGGCGATCGGTTTTTTGGGCATGTATTGGATGCTGGTGCTGGCGATCGCGCTCACCGTCTTGACCATTCTCCATTTGTGCACCATCGCTATTCCTGAAAAGCGCATTGTTCAGACCGGGGCGAAAACTGATCACATTGATATTCGAGGCACGATTCAGGTGATTCGTCTAGTGCCGGGTTTATTTGCGTTGATCTTTTTCAACTGCTTCAACAACTTTTTGGGCGGCGTCTTTATGTCGCTGATGGATGCTTACGGGCTCTCTTTGGTGTCGGTGCAGGTTTGGGGCATTGTGTGGGGAGTTTTGAGTTTGGGGTTTATTGTTGGCGGGCTGGGGGTGGCTCGATTTGGCTTGGGCAAAAGCCCTTTGCGCACCATGTTTTTATCCAACATTGTGATGTGGATAGTGGCGATGGGCTTCACGATTCAGCCGTCGATTATTTTGCTAGCGGTGGGGTTGTTAGTGTATCTATGCCTGATTCCTGTGGTTGAAGCTTCAGAACAGCTGATCTTGCAGACGATGATTCCGCTGGAGCGTCAGGGACGGGTGTTTGGCTTTGCCCAAAGTGTTGAGCAGGCGGCCTCTCCGCTCACGGCATTTATGATCGGCCCGATCGCTCAGTTTCTGTTTATTCCTTTTATGACGACTGGGGCTGGGGTTGACCTGATTGGCTCCTGGTTTGGCACCGGCACCGATCGCGGCATTGCCCTGTTGTTTACTTTGACGGGCTGCGTGGGGCTGGTGGTGACGGTGCTGGCGATGCGATCGCGCGCCTACCGCAATTTGTCGGCAGATTATCGGCGGCGTTACGCCGAGACTGTTCAACTTGAGGCTGGGAATTCGTGA
- a CDS encoding dienelactone hydrolase family protein, with protein MGNKWARGMVLDEWIEAVQDITVPMLLFFGGQDPFIGGDRVQQIETRFQQLGKTYTVQVYPDADHGFFCHERESYHPVAAEHAWQTLMNFFKLHLSTQLCSNKI; from the coding sequence ATGGGCAACAAATGGGCACGCGGCATGGTGCTAGATGAGTGGATCGAGGCGGTGCAGGATATTACTGTGCCAATGCTGCTGTTTTTTGGCGGTCAAGATCCGTTTATTGGGGGCGATCGCGTGCAGCAAATCGAGACTCGGTTCCAGCAGCTCGGCAAAACTTACACCGTGCAGGTGTATCCAGATGCCGACCACGGTTTTTTTTGCCACGAGCGCGAGTCCTACCATCCCGTCGCCGCCGAGCACGCCTGGCAGACCTTGATGAACTTTTTCAAGCTGCATTTATCGACACAACTGTGTTCAAACAAAATCTGA
- a CDS encoding CP12 domain-containing protein, whose amino-acid sequence MSATTAVFTTTNTATPVDRKASLEGQLRAALEHARRLSAMDGHCNRDVAIAWEAVEELQVAQRQQRATAQSAFAQYCLANPEAPEARMYDV is encoded by the coding sequence ATGAGTGCAACCACCGCTGTTTTTACCACCACCAACACCGCTACCCCCGTCGATCGCAAGGCATCTTTGGAGGGCCAACTGCGGGCCGCCCTCGAGCACGCCAGACGGCTGTCGGCTATGGATGGGCACTGCAACCGTGACGTTGCGATCGCCTGGGAAGCCGTCGAAGAACTCCAAGTGGCTCAGCGCCAGCAACGGGCCACCGCGCAGTCGGCCTTTGCCCAGTACTGTTTGGCCAACCCCGAGGCACCTGAGGCCCGTATGTATGATGTCTAG
- a CDS encoding Uma2 family endonuclease, protein MVSSTQQPYLSPQDYLDWEPLQELRYEYIDGEVYAMAGGTLPHSEIAVNLTTLLKNHLRGKGCRVLGSDAKLGITENGPFFFADGSVTCDSRDRGSLKFCRYPCLVAEVLSLGTEAYDRGGKFAQYRRLENLQEYVLISSDRITVEIFRLNERGKWELTPYAQGETVQLSSVDLQFPIEQLYEDIELANLSDIQLPSAN, encoded by the coding sequence ATGGTTTCCAGCACTCAGCAACCCTACCTAAGCCCCCAAGACTATTTAGATTGGGAGCCTCTGCAAGAGCTGCGCTACGAGTACATCGACGGCGAAGTTTATGCTATGGCAGGGGGCACGCTGCCCCATAGCGAAATTGCGGTAAACCTGACGACGCTGCTTAAAAATCACCTCAGGGGAAAAGGCTGTCGAGTGTTGGGCTCTGATGCCAAGCTTGGCATTACCGAAAATGGCCCGTTTTTCTTTGCCGATGGCAGCGTTACATGCGACAGCCGAGACCGTGGCTCGCTCAAGTTTTGTCGCTACCCCTGCCTGGTTGCAGAGGTGCTTTCCCTAGGGACAGAGGCCTATGACCGGGGCGGCAAGTTTGCCCAATATCGCCGTCTGGAGAACTTGCAAGAATACGTATTAATTAGCAGCGATCGCATCACGGTTGAGATTTTTCGCCTCAATGAGCGCGGCAAATGGGAGCTAACGCCCTACGCCCAAGGGGAGACTGTTCAGCTCAGCAGTGTTGACCTACAGTTTCCTATTGAGCAGCTTTATGAAGATATTGAGCTAGCTAACTTGTCAGATATTCAGCTGCCATCTGCCAACTAA
- a CDS encoding YciI family protein → MKVMVLVKANADSEAGVMPSEAMLAEMGQFNEELANAGVMLAGEGLHPSSKGVRVACSGKTRTVIDGPFTGTKELLAGFWIWQVQSMAEAIDWVKRSPFQDDEIEIRPIFEADDFGEAFTPELREQEDRIRAELEIGN, encoded by the coding sequence ATGAAAGTTATGGTTTTAGTCAAAGCCAACGCCGACTCGGAGGCAGGGGTAATGCCCAGCGAAGCAATGTTGGCTGAGATGGGACAGTTTAACGAAGAACTGGCTAACGCTGGCGTGATGCTGGCGGGCGAGGGACTACATCCGAGTTCAAAGGGGGTGAGGGTAGCCTGCTCGGGCAAAACTCGCACTGTCATCGATGGCCCGTTCACCGGGACTAAAGAACTGCTAGCTGGGTTTTGGATCTGGCAAGTGCAGTCGATGGCTGAAGCGATTGACTGGGTTAAGCGCAGCCCTTTTCAGGACGACGAAATCGAGATTCGACCGATCTTTGAGGCAGATGACTTTGGCGAGGCCTTTACCCCAGAGCTGCGGGAACAGGAAGACCGCATACGAGCTGAGTTAGAAATAGGAAACTAA
- a CDS encoding glycine zipper domain-containing protein — MTSTSSNQHPSGMPEERIVIQATDFPAAQSEQTEETEKKQSGEHTVAKAVGATGGSVAGAVVGRMVGGKVGAAIGAVGGAIAGAAIGDQAASGMDQQVENVAGSIKSAAESVTHQVEDTLDSVKAKIDETDVKGLAESAKQKINEADVRGVSQSIQGKIDEADVRGVTQSVQGKIDEADVRGVSQSIQGKIDEADVRGVSQSVKGKIDEADVRGVTDSAKSTINNDVAPAIKNTINQTSQKAKNAANSAASAAKMSLEESSSNTNTNPEDWKDPLIEQKLHDNQGYL; from the coding sequence ATGACGAGTACGAGCAGCAACCAACATCCATCTGGAATGCCTGAAGAAAGGATTGTAATTCAGGCTACCGACTTCCCTGCTGCCCAATCTGAGCAGACAGAAGAAACTGAAAAAAAACAAAGCGGTGAGCATACCGTAGCCAAAGCCGTTGGCGCTACCGGAGGTAGTGTTGCAGGCGCAGTAGTTGGTCGAATGGTCGGCGGTAAAGTGGGCGCAGCCATTGGCGCTGTAGGTGGCGCAATCGCAGGTGCAGCTATTGGTGATCAAGCCGCTTCAGGCATGGATCAGCAAGTAGAAAATGTGGCGGGCTCAATTAAAAGTGCAGCTGAAAGCGTTACCCATCAGGTAGAAGATACCCTTGATAGCGTTAAAGCAAAAATTGATGAAACCGATGTCAAAGGGCTAGCTGAGTCTGCAAAGCAGAAGATCAACGAAGCCGATGTCCGCGGTGTTAGTCAATCTATTCAAGGCAAGATTGATGAAGCCGATGTTCGCGGCGTAACCCAGTCGGTGCAAGGCAAAATTGACGAAGCGGATGTTCGCGGCGTGAGCCAGTCTATTCAGGGCAAGATTGATGAAGCAGATGTTCGTGGTGTAAGCCAGTCTGTAAAAGGCAAAATCGATGAAGCAGACGTTCGTGGAGTCACAGATTCTGCCAAGAGCACAATTAATAATGACGTAGCGCCTGCGATCAAAAACACCATCAACCAAACATCTCAGAAAGCCAAAAATGCTGCCAATAGCGCAGCTTCAGCGGCCAAGATGTCCCTAGAAGAATCCTCGTCTAATACGAATACGAATCCAGAGGACTGGAAAGATCCTCTGATTGAGCAAAAGCTTCACGATAATCAAGGTTATCTTTAG
- a CDS encoding 3' terminal RNA ribose 2'-O-methyltransferase Hen1: MLLTLTTTHGPATDLGYLLHKHPDRCQAFPMSFGQAFVFYPEARAERCTAALMLDVDPVTLVRGKSTSLEQYVNDRPYVASSFLSVAIAKVFGTALAGQCNQRPELAAEAIPLTVSLPVLPCRGGEAVLRQLFEPLGYEVTAQSLPLDDQFPDWGNSPYFAVNLHHTLRLAELLSHLYVLIPVLDDDKHYWVGDEEVEKLLRHGSGWLSHHPARETITRRYLKQQRHLTQLALEQLGEGDRLTPDVAEAVQAQAEENLEQPISLNQQRLATVVAALKASGAKRVVDLGCGEGKLLRSLLKEPSFEHIAGVDVSHRALERAQERLERVLFSPTQRSRLNLFQGSLTYRDERLSGFDAAAVVEVIEHLDPDRLASLERVLFEFARPQTVIVTTPNIEYNPRFSGLPAGNLRHSDHRFEWTRAEFQTWATQVAERFGYRVQFHGIGTEDPTVGTPTQMGVFER, translated from the coding sequence ATGCTGCTAACCCTGACAACAACCCATGGACCTGCGACCGATTTGGGTTATCTGCTCCACAAACACCCCGATCGCTGCCAAGCTTTTCCAATGTCATTTGGCCAGGCGTTTGTTTTTTATCCTGAGGCGCGGGCAGAGCGCTGCACTGCCGCTTTAATGCTAGACGTCGACCCGGTGACGCTAGTTCGGGGCAAGTCGACATCGCTAGAGCAGTACGTTAACGATCGCCCCTACGTGGCCTCCTCATTTTTGAGCGTAGCAATTGCCAAGGTGTTTGGCACCGCTCTGGCTGGACAGTGCAACCAACGCCCAGAACTGGCCGCTGAGGCTATTCCCCTGACCGTTAGCCTGCCGGTTTTGCCCTGTCGCGGCGGCGAGGCGGTTTTGCGACAGTTGTTTGAACCGCTGGGCTATGAGGTTACAGCCCAATCGCTACCGCTAGACGACCAGTTTCCCGATTGGGGAAACAGCCCCTATTTTGCAGTGAACCTGCACCATACCCTGCGCCTGGCCGAGCTGTTGAGTCATCTCTACGTACTGATTCCGGTGCTGGATGACGATAAGCACTACTGGGTTGGCGATGAGGAAGTCGAAAAGCTCCTGCGCCACGGCAGCGGCTGGCTCAGCCACCATCCGGCTCGCGAAACCATCACCCGACGCTATCTCAAGCAGCAGCGTCATCTAACTCAGCTGGCGCTAGAGCAGCTAGGCGAGGGCGATCGCCTTACTCCCGATGTAGCAGAGGCCGTTCAGGCCCAGGCAGAAGAAAACCTCGAACAACCGATCAGCCTCAATCAGCAGCGGCTGGCGACGGTGGTAGCGGCCCTCAAAGCGAGCGGTGCAAAACGAGTGGTCGATTTGGGCTGTGGCGAGGGCAAGCTACTGCGATCGCTGCTCAAAGAACCCAGCTTTGAGCACATTGCCGGAGTTGATGTTTCCCATCGAGCGCTGGAACGGGCCCAGGAACGATTAGAGCGAGTCTTATTTTCGCCTACGCAGCGATCGCGCCTGAACTTGTTTCAGGGTTCGCTGACCTATCGTGACGAACGCTTGAGCGGGTTTGATGCGGCCGCCGTCGTAGAGGTAATCGAGCATCTCGACCCTGATCGTCTGGCTTCGTTAGAACGGGTGTTGTTTGAGTTTGCGCGCCCCCAAACCGTGATTGTCACGACACCCAATATTGAGTACAACCCTCGGTTTTCCGGGCTGCCCGCTGGTAACCTGCGCCATTCAGACCATCGCTTTGAATGGACAAGGGCAGAATTTCAGACCTGGGCTACCCAGGTGGCCGAGCGGTTTGGGTACAGAGTCCAGTTTCACGGCATTGGCACCGAAGACCCCACCGTGGGCACCCCAACACAGATGGGAGTATTTGAGCGATGA
- a CDS encoding polynucleotide kinase-phosphatase: MNITIPELALVVLVGASGSGKSTFARSHFLATEILSSDTFRGLVSDDETNQAASRDAFDALHYIAAKRLAAGRLTVIDATNVQPQDRKPLIALARQHHCIPVAIVLNLPERVCSDRNQQRPDRQFGAHVVQRHVQSLRRSLRSLKREGFRYVYELNSLDDINAVAVERQPLWTNRKAERGPFDIIGDIHGCCDELEQLLDTLGYRAGEPETANSPFWQFPTYRHPQGRKAVFLGDLVDRGPRSLDTLRLVHNMVAADTALCVPGNHDMKLLRKLKGKNVKVNHGLEQTLAEIDALPADSRDDAIAAMRQFLDTLISHFVLDDGKLVVAHAGMKAELQGRGSGYVRDFALYGETTGEIDEFGLPVRYNWAAEYRGQAMVVYGHTPVPTAEWLNQTIDIDTGCVFGGHLTALRYPERNLVSIPAQRVYCDPVKPLAASSEGVVAPPLTAQQQHDDVLDIADVLGKRLISTRLQRQVTIRDENAIAALEVMSRFAVNPKWLIYLPPTMSPVATSKQPGYLEYPTEAFAYYQQAGITSVVCEEKHMGSRTVVVVCRDETVAHRRFGILNEGIGICYTRTGRRFFTDPGLEAELLARVNAALTNSDLWERLQTDWVCLDCELMPWSVKAQGLLRQQYAAVGAAASQALSQAVAQLQQASDRGVDVSTLLTMGQQRQQMAQQYIDAYRRYCWPVNSMADLKLAPFHILATEGAVHIDKTHTWHMQQIAQVCQSDPDLLLATPYHTVDLNDAASQSNSIDWWRDRTASGGEGMVVKPMEFVSHAAKGLVQPAVKCRGQDYLRIIYGPEYSNPENLERLRQRGLSKKRSLALKEFALGIEALERFVAHAPLRQVHECVFGVLALESEPVDPRL, from the coding sequence ATGAACATCACAATTCCTGAACTGGCGCTGGTCGTGTTGGTGGGTGCCTCGGGGTCTGGTAAGTCGACCTTTGCCCGCAGCCACTTTTTAGCTACAGAAATTTTGTCCTCCGACACCTTTCGAGGGCTGGTCTCAGACGATGAAACCAACCAGGCTGCCAGTCGCGACGCCTTTGATGCGCTGCACTATATTGCCGCCAAACGGCTAGCGGCTGGTCGCCTAACGGTGATAGACGCCACCAACGTGCAGCCCCAGGATCGCAAACCCTTAATTGCCCTGGCGCGACAGCATCACTGCATTCCCGTTGCTATCGTGTTGAATTTGCCCGAGCGGGTGTGCAGCGATCGCAATCAGCAGCGCCCCGACCGACAGTTTGGGGCCCACGTGGTGCAGCGCCACGTACAAAGTCTGCGGCGATCGCTGCGATCGCTGAAGCGAGAGGGGTTTCGCTATGTTTACGAGCTAAATTCCCTAGACGATATCAACGCGGTAGCCGTTGAGCGGCAGCCCCTCTGGACAAACCGCAAAGCTGAACGGGGTCCGTTTGACATCATCGGCGATATTCACGGCTGCTGCGATGAACTAGAGCAGCTTTTAGACACCCTTGGGTATCGAGCAGGCGAGCCTGAGACAGCCAATTCTCCCTTCTGGCAGTTTCCCACCTATCGCCATCCCCAGGGGCGCAAAGCCGTCTTTTTGGGCGATCTGGTCGATCGCGGGCCGCGCAGCCTAGACACCCTGCGGCTGGTGCACAACATGGTCGCCGCAGACACGGCTCTCTGCGTACCGGGCAACCACGACATGAAACTGTTGCGCAAGCTGAAGGGCAAGAATGTCAAAGTCAACCACGGCCTTGAGCAAACTCTGGCAGAAATTGACGCCCTGCCCGCCGACAGTCGGGATGATGCGATCGCGGCCATGCGCCAATTTCTAGACACCCTGATCAGCCACTTTGTGCTCGACGACGGTAAGCTCGTCGTTGCCCACGCCGGTATGAAGGCCGAGTTGCAGGGACGTGGCTCGGGCTACGTGCGAGACTTTGCCCTCTATGGTGAAACCACGGGCGAAATCGACGAGTTTGGCCTGCCTGTTCGCTACAACTGGGCCGCAGAGTATCGGGGCCAGGCCATGGTTGTCTACGGGCACACTCCCGTCCCAACCGCCGAGTGGCTCAATCAAACCATCGATATTGATACTGGCTGCGTCTTCGGTGGTCATCTGACCGCCCTGCGCTATCCCGAAAGAAACCTAGTCAGCATACCGGCCCAGCGTGTCTACTGCGATCCGGTCAAGCCCCTGGCCGCATCCTCGGAAGGTGTCGTCGCTCCCCCGCTCACGGCTCAACAGCAGCACGATGATGTCCTCGACATTGCCGACGTGCTGGGCAAACGGCTAATTTCAACTCGCCTACAGCGGCAGGTCACGATTCGAGACGAAAATGCGATCGCTGCCCTGGAGGTGATGAGCCGCTTTGCCGTCAACCCCAAATGGCTGATCTATCTGCCGCCTACCATGTCTCCCGTAGCCACCTCTAAACAACCCGGCTACCTGGAGTACCCAACCGAGGCCTTTGCCTACTACCAGCAGGCGGGCATTACTTCTGTCGTCTGCGAAGAAAAGCACATGGGGTCACGAACGGTGGTAGTCGTCTGCCGTGATGAAACCGTGGCCCACCGTCGCTTTGGCATCTTAAATGAAGGCATCGGCATTTGCTACACCCGCACCGGCCGCCGGTTCTTTACCGACCCCGGCCTGGAAGCCGAGCTGCTAGCTCGAGTGAACGCCGCCCTGACGAACAGCGACCTTTGGGAGCGACTGCAAACCGACTGGGTCTGCCTCGACTGCGAACTCATGCCTTGGTCAGTAAAAGCCCAGGGACTGCTGCGCCAGCAGTATGCGGCGGTAGGAGCAGCGGCCAGCCAGGCTCTGAGCCAGGCGGTAGCTCAACTGCAGCAGGCCAGCGATCGCGGTGTCGATGTCAGTACCCTGCTGACTATGGGACAGCAGCGCCAGCAAATGGCTCAGCAATATATTGATGCTTATCGCCGCTACTGCTGGCCAGTCAACTCCATGGCCGATCTCAAACTCGCGCCCTTTCACATTTTGGCTACTGAGGGAGCGGTACATATCGACAAAACCCACACCTGGCACATGCAGCAAATCGCCCAAGTCTGCCAAAGCGACCCCGACCTGCTGCTAGCCACTCCGTACCACACAGTCGATCTAAACGATGCTGCCAGCCAGTCGAACAGCATTGACTGGTGGCGCGATCGCACCGCTAGCGGTGGCGAGGGCATGGTGGTCAAGCCTATGGAGTTCGTCAGCCACGCCGCCAAAGGGTTAGTACAACCGGCGGTAAAATGCCGGGGGCAGGACTACCTTCGCATCATCTACGGGCCCGAATATTCCAACCCCGAGAATTTGGAGCGCCTGCGGCAGCGGGGTTTGTCTAAGAAGCGATCGCTGGCACTCAAAGAGTTTGCCCTTGGCATCGAAGCCCTAGAGCGATTCGTTGCTCATGCCCCATTGCGCCAGGTTCACGAATGTGTTTTTGGGGTTTTAGCCTTGGAGAGCGAGCCAGTAGACCCCAGACTGTAG
- a CDS encoding GIY-YIG nuclease family protein, translating into MTSEKSDAPDAPKAIEHQNVPVEHRSLHDFLYSAADEHAAETATAPPTASTGNSPLPVADWCEQTQDAKVTGVYAVLDRDGQTQFIGISRNVSLSLRSHLLEKGEAVCALVTVEPFSFPNREVMAALRDEWIAALPSPPPGNIDGTWDGTVGKAVTQAMSAAEREAYEAKKLKLRRAMADSSLAKEQDAAQAADPKADLAAAMNDDNWSALIRDQTEQTKS; encoded by the coding sequence GTGACCTCCGAAAAATCAGACGCGCCAGATGCGCCAAAGGCGATCGAGCATCAGAATGTCCCCGTCGAGCATCGCAGTCTCCACGACTTTTTGTATAGCGCCGCCGACGAACATGCTGCTGAAACAGCTACCGCCCCACCTACGGCTTCTACCGGCAATAGCCCCCTACCCGTTGCAGACTGGTGCGAGCAAACCCAGGATGCCAAGGTCACCGGGGTCTATGCCGTGCTCGATCGCGACGGTCAGACTCAGTTTATTGGCATCTCTCGCAACGTCTCCCTATCGTTGCGTAGCCATCTGCTCGAAAAAGGAGAGGCAGTCTGTGCCTTGGTAACGGTAGAACCCTTTAGCTTCCCGAACCGAGAGGTGATGGCGGCCCTGCGGGATGAGTGGATTGCGGCTCTGCCCAGCCCCCCACCTGGCAATATCGATGGCACCTGGGATGGCACCGTGGGCAAAGCCGTTACCCAGGCTATGTCAGCTGCGGAACGGGAAGCCTACGAAGCTAAAAAGCTCAAGCTTCGTCGCGCCATGGCCGATAGCTCGTTGGCGAAAGAGCAGGATGCAGCCCAGGCCGCCGACCCTAAAGCAGACCTGGCTGCCGCTATGAACGATGACAACTGGAGTGCCCTAATTCGCGATCAAACTGAGCAAACCAAGTCATAA
- a CDS encoding FAD-dependent oxidoreductase, with product MVDTSSQTIVIVGAGPAGLLLAHYLLRRGDRVEIYDRRPDPRQVAPDEQRSFPISLQYRGRRALQGIPGLEEAIAEYSVMCQGTYLHRKGKARRIPRKHPILTVDRNRLVLVLLEQLVARYPDPERLSLTFDCTCQGVDSQAQTVSFQSADGQSFTVNYDRLIGADGARSCVRAALVANHGLNCQQTYVRDAYKSIFLARTNPQQGVELAPDFIHACNVGGDTRILLAPQPGDQMHGAFIFNAKNNPFDGLKTKADVLNYFATHIPTFRPLLSETEAEALLQRPTARLTTVTCDRFHQGDRILILGDAAHAVSPSIGQGCNSALQDVAWLNQLLDQHQDDWSRVLPQFSQQRVVEAHALRDLSDYSFPRSKSLVLEFFLRLAVGRKLHQWFPQRFSPFVFDLVLDTDLDYSEVLRLSEGWINKVKRSMAETTPENV from the coding sequence ATGGTCGACACCTCATCTCAAACTATTGTGATTGTTGGCGCTGGGCCGGCTGGGCTATTGCTGGCTCACTACCTGCTGCGCCGGGGCGATCGCGTCGAGATCTACGATCGCCGCCCCGATCCGCGCCAGGTTGCCCCTGACGAACAGCGGTCTTTTCCCATTTCTCTACAATATCGGGGGCGGCGGGCCTTGCAAGGCATTCCAGGCTTAGAAGAGGCGATTGCGGAATACAGCGTGATGTGTCAAGGTACCTACCTGCATCGCAAGGGCAAGGCTCGCCGCATTCCGCGCAAACACCCTATTCTCACCGTCGATCGCAATCGGCTGGTGCTGGTGCTGTTAGAGCAGCTGGTCGCTCGCTATCCTGACCCGGAGCGGCTCAGCCTCACCTTTGACTGCACCTGTCAGGGGGTCGATAGCCAGGCCCAAACCGTAAGCTTTCAGTCTGCTGATGGCCAGAGCTTTACTGTCAACTACGATCGCCTGATTGGTGCCGATGGAGCCAGGTCTTGCGTCAGAGCCGCGCTCGTGGCCAACCATGGTCTCAATTGCCAACAGACCTACGTGCGCGATGCCTACAAGTCTATTTTTCTAGCCCGCACCAACCCGCAGCAGGGCGTTGAGCTAGCCCCAGATTTTATCCACGCCTGCAATGTGGGGGGCGATACGCGTATTTTGCTGGCTCCGCAGCCGGGCGACCAAATGCACGGAGCCTTCATTTTTAATGCCAAGAACAACCCGTTTGACGGACTAAAGACCAAAGCCGACGTGCTCAACTATTTTGCCACCCACATACCTACCTTTCGCCCCTTGCTCAGCGAGACCGAGGCCGAGGCTCTGCTACAACGCCCCACCGCCCGCTTAACGACGGTAACTTGCGATCGCTTTCACCAGGGCGATCGCATCTTGATTTTGGGCGACGCCGCCCACGCTGTTTCGCCCTCCATTGGCCAGGGCTGCAACTCGGCTCTGCAAGATGTGGCCTGGCTTAACCAATTACTCGACCAACATCAGGATGATTGGTCGCGGGTATTGCCCCAGTTTTCTCAGCAGCGGGTGGTCGAGGCCCATGCCCTGCGCGATTTGTCAGACTATTCCTTTCCTCGCAGCAAATCGTTAGTGCTGGAGTTTTTTCTGCGGCTTGCCGTAGGCCGCAAGCTGCACCAGTGGTTTCCCCAGCGGTTTTCGCCCTTTGTGTTTGACCTCGTTTTAGATACCGATTTGGATTATTCAGAGGTGTTGCGACTCAGCGAAGGATGGATTAACAAGGTTAAGCGATCGATGGCTGAAACCACCCCGGAGAATGTTTGA